The Deltaproteobacteria bacterium genome includes the window GTGTCGGCTGACTACGAGTTTTTGAATTATTTAAGACAGGCGTCGCAACCCCTCTTCAAGGATGAGGTCTTGTCCGAAGGGCGGTTTACGGATATCCGCTCCGCCGGTCTCCATTATTTCACCCAGCTTTCGTGCGTGGCGGTTGTGCCGCTGACGGTCAAGGATGAGTGGGTGGGTCTGTTGAACGTCGGACGCGGCGGCAGGGGGAGAAGTTACACGGAAGAAGACCGCGGTCTTCTCTGTCTTCTGGCCGACTTTCTGGCCCATCATCTTTCAAACACCCTCCTCTACGACGAGGTCCGCCGTCAGAATAAAAAACTCTCCGAGATCACCGAGGTGAAAAACCAGCTCATCGCCAACGTGACCCACGAACTGCGGACGCCGCTGACCGGCATTCTGGGGTTGACCGATCTCGTCATGGAAGGGGCCGACGGGCCCGTCACCGACGATTGCCGGCGGCATCTGGGGATGGTGAAGGCGGCGGGGGAGTCGCTTTTGGAGATTGTGAACAACATTCTCTCCCTCATCAAGATAGAATCGGGAAAGGAGGCCTCGGCCGTCCGCCGGATTGAGCTGGGGCGGGTGGTTGACGAGACCTCGGGCCTTTTTGAGGGGGTTTTTGCCTCGCGGGAAAATCATTTTCAATCGCATGTGCCGGGGGATTTTTACGTTTACGGCGACGAGGACCAGATCCGGACGGTTTTGATCAACCTGATCGGCAATGCCGCCAAGTTCACAGAGAAGGGGCAGATCGAGGTCTATGCCGCAAAAAGCGGCGATATGGCAAAGATCTGCGTGCGCGACACCGGCATCGGCGTCTCCTCAGAAGATGGCGAGCGGATTTTTGAGGAATTCCGCCAGGCCGACGGTTCCGTGACAAGGGGCTACGGCGGCACCGGCTTGGGGCTGGCCATTGCAAAAAGGGTTGTGGAACTGCACGGCGGAAGGATCTGGGTCGATTCGGTTTTGGGAAAGGGCTCCGAATTTTATTTGACCCTGCCGATCACCCCGACGGGGATTCAGGCAACCGAGGCGGAATAATCAGGAAGCGGTTGTGACGGTCAAGATGGTTCCCGCCAGATAGAGAATGCCCACAGTACCGTTCAATGTAAAGAACGCTGTGTTCACCCGAGACAGGTCGTCGGGTTTTACAAGATGATGTTCGTAGGCGAGGAAGGTGCCCATCAGGATCACGGTGGTCAGGTAGAAGGTATTCAGCTGATAGACAATTCCGATGGCCAGAAAGAAGACCATGCTCAAGACATGGAAAAATTTGGCGACGATCAGCGATCTTGCAATGCCAAAGCGCACAACCAGTGATTTTAACCCTTCGCTTTTGTCGAAGTGAAAATCCTGTGTCGCGTAAAAAATGTCAAACCCGGCCACCCAAAACAGAACAGCCGCGCCGAGAAGAAGGGGGAAGGCCTCGATCATGCCGCGCAAAGCGATCCACGCCCCGACCGGTGCGATGGCCAGCGAGAGTCCGAGGAACAGTTGGGTAAAGTGGGTCCACCGTTTGGTATAGGAATAAAAGTAGATGATCGCCAATGCCATCGGCGAGAGTTTGAAGGCGAGTGGATTGAAAAAACTGGCGATATAAATGAAGAGGGCGCCGTTGATCAGGGCAAAACTCAACACGAACCCACGGCTTAAAAGTCCTTTGGGGATATGCCGATTGGCGGTCCGGGGGTTTTTGGCGTCGATTTTGGCGTCGGCGAAGCGGTTGAAGGCCATGGCGGTGTTCCGCGCCGTGACCATCGCCAGAATAATCAGGCCGACCGTTTTAAGCGGCGGGAGGCCGTCGGCGGCAAAAACGAGGGCCGCAAGGGCAAACGGGAGCGCAAAGACCGAGTGCGAAAACTTGATCATTTCAAGGGTATAGATGAGTTTGATCACGAGCTTTTTCATTTTTTCCACCGTTCCATCAAGTTGTTCTCGATGCCCATATGATCGAGGATCCGGCTGGTGACCGTCGCGGCAGTCTGTTCGATTGTTTGTGGTCGGGAATAAAACGACGGGATCGCCGGAATGATCGTTACCCCCGCCAGCAAAAGAAGCCGCATGTTTTCGATATGAATCAGCGAGAAGGGGGTCTCGCGCGGGACGACGATCATTTTTCTTTTCTCCTTGATAAAAACATCCGCTGTCCGGGTCAGTGTGTCGTCCGAAACGCCGTGGGCGATCCGTCCCATGGTTCCCATGCTACAAGGGACGATGACCAGTTGATCGTATCTGGCGGAACCGGAAACGAACGGGACATCAAAGTCCTTGCCGCCGTAAATCGGGTAATCGAACATTTCCAGGTCTTTTTCCAATTCCTCCTTGAAAATCCGCCGCCCGTTTGGCGAGGCGATGAGAGAGACGTCGTGGTTTGTCTTCTCTCTTAAAAAAGTGAGAAGTTGAAACGGATAGATCGCCCCGCTGGCCCCCGTAATGCCGATGATGATTTTCATATCAAACCCCCAATGGGGGCTTTTTTCCCGCAATCAGCGAACAAACCCCCAACGAAAAATTTTTTGCCTCTGTTGTCTCAAATCCGCTTTGCCGAAACAGTTCTTTGCATTCTTCAAGCGAGTAAAAATCGGCGATGGAGCGATGCAGATAGCGATACGCCTCTTTGCGGCCGGAAATCAAGCCCCCTGCAAGGGGGAGGACGAAATTTCCATAGGTCTTGTGAAAGAGGCGTGTGATAAAATTTGTCGGCCGAAAAAATTCCAGAATCAGCAGTTGCCCCTCCGGCTTGAGGACGCGATGGATTTCTTTGAGCGCCGTTTTTCGATCGTCAAAATTCCGAAAACCAAAACCGCAAAAGACGACGTCAAATTGTCCGGTGGAAAAGGGCATGTTCAGGCCATCCGCGCAGACGGTATGGAGGCGATGTTGCAGGGGCCCTTTGGGGCCGTTGGCCCTTATTTTGGCCATCCCATGTTCCAGCATCTTTTGGGAAAAATCGAGGGCCCAGACTTCTCCCCTGGGAAACCGCTCTAAAAACTCAATTGAAAGATCAAGCGTCCCGGCGCAGAGGTCCAGCGCCTTAAATGATCGGGTTTTGTCTCCCCCGATTTTCCGAATCGTTTTCCGCCGCCACCGGCGGTCGGCGTTCAGGCTCAACAGGTGGTTTGCCCGGTCGTAGGTGGGGGAGATGGAGGAGAAGAGACTTTTGATCGATTCACTCACTTTTTTTTCCGGATTCGATGGCAGGGACCGTTACGGGGGCTTCTTCAACAACAGGGGGCTGGGATACAGTCTCCACCGGTTCAATTTTGGAAGAAGTCTGTTTTTCCTTGTCTGCCTTCCATTGCATTCGTTTTTCCTCCCCCATTGCCCTGATCTCTTCAACCGGTCCCACCAGAGAAGATCCGCCGTAAGGCCTGTATCCGGAAATGGGAAAGAGCGGATAGGCGCGGGAGACGGGAACACTCGGATACGACACAAAGGTGAATCCGCCGTATCGGGCATAATAAAGGGGGTAAGAGCGGTATCCGAGGCTGAAATACCATCCGGCCCAGGCGGGGCTGGAGGCCAAGAGCGTAACGAGAGTCAGAATGAATATCCGTTTCTTCATATAATAGTTATCGTCATTTTTTACTCTAAGTTGCTAAGAAAATGAGCTATACTGGATTTATGCCTCATTTCAACCCCTTATTCCTCGCCACGAGTGGCCTTGCCGTCATTGGCCCCCCCATTGCCGAGTCGGGGCAAAAACACCCTTTCTTCAGCCTGCTTGTTGTCGGCGTGGTTGTTCTCATTGGCGCTGTTCTTGGCTACTTCGGCCTCAAGAAACGCTTGAACCGGACCCATTTCCAACCTAAAAAATGATTCACGTTGTCCTTGTTGAACCGCAAATTCCCCCCAACACCGGTAACATCGCGCGGCTCTGCGCGGGTTTAAGCCTGCCGCTCCATCTCGTCCGCCCGCTCGGCTTCAAACTCACCGACCGGTATCTGAAACGGGCGGGGCTGGACTACTGGCCTCACGTCGATCTTCATGTCCATGAATCGTGGAAAGCATTCCGCGAGGAATTTTCACGCGGGAATTTCTACTATCTGACCACGAAATCAAAACGTCCGTATACCTCCGTTGAATTCAAAAAGGGGGATTTTCTGGTTTTTGGAAGCGAGACAAAAGGACTGCCGGCCTCCCTCCTGAAAGAAAATACCGACCGTCTTCTTACCATCCCGATTGACGATAATATCCGGAGTTTCAATCTGTCCAGCGCTGTTGCGATGGTAGTAGGGGAGGCGGTAAGACAGATAAGGCAGGGTCCAAGCTGACAATCAAGCAATGCCGGTTTTTGGACGGGTAAAGGCGCCGGCGACGCGGATCGATTCGGCGTGACCGGTCACGGCCTTTACATAATGTTGTGTTTCCCGATACGGCGGCACGCGGTTTCCGTATTTTTCCACCGCCCCGGGACCGGCATTGTAGGCGGCCAGAGCCAGTTTCACATCGCCGCCGAATTTGTCGAGCATCTGCCTTAAATATTTTG containing:
- a CDS encoding GAF domain-containing sensor histidine kinase: VSADYEFLNYLRQASQPLFKDEVLSEGRFTDIRSAGLHYFTQLSCVAVVPLTVKDEWVGLLNVGRGGRGRSYTEEDRGLLCLLADFLAHHLSNTLLYDEVRRQNKKLSEITEVKNQLIANVTHELRTPLTGILGLTDLVMEGADGPVTDDCRRHLGMVKAAGESLLEIVNNILSLIKIESGKEASAVRRIELGRVVDETSGLFEGVFASRENHFQSHVPGDFYVYGDEDQIRTVLINLIGNAAKFTEKGQIEVYAAKSGDMAKICVRDTGIGVSSEDGERIFEEFRQADGSVTRGYGGTGLGLAIAKRVVELHGGRIWVDSVLGKGSEFYLTLPITPTGIQATEAE
- a CDS encoding UbiA family prenyltransferase; its protein translation is MKKLVIKLIYTLEMIKFSHSVFALPFALAALVFAADGLPPLKTVGLIILAMVTARNTAMAFNRFADAKIDAKNPRTANRHIPKGLLSRGFVLSFALINGALFIYIASFFNPLAFKLSPMALAIIYFYSYTKRWTHFTQLFLGLSLAIAPVGAWIALRGMIEAFPLLLGAAVLFWVAGFDIFYATQDFHFDKSEGLKSLVVRFGIARSLIVAKFFHVLSMVFFLAIGIVYQLNTFYLTTVILMGTFLAYEHHLVKPDDLSRVNTAFFTLNGTVGILYLAGTILTVTTAS
- a CDS encoding UbiX family flavin prenyltransferase, producing the protein MKIIIGITGASGAIYPFQLLTFLREKTNHDVSLIASPNGRRIFKEELEKDLEMFDYPIYGGKDFDVPFVSGSARYDQLVIVPCSMGTMGRIAHGVSDDTLTRTADVFIKEKRKMIVVPRETPFSLIHIENMRLLLLAGVTIIPAIPSFYSRPQTIEQTAATVTSRILDHMGIENNLMERWKK
- the ubiE gene encoding bifunctional demethylmenaquinone methyltransferase/2-methoxy-6-polyprenyl-1,4-benzoquinol methylase UbiE, which translates into the protein MSESIKSLFSSISPTYDRANHLLSLNADRRWRRKTIRKIGGDKTRSFKALDLCAGTLDLSIEFLERFPRGEVWALDFSQKMLEHGMAKIRANGPKGPLQHRLHTVCADGLNMPFSTGQFDVVFCGFGFRNFDDRKTALKEIHRVLKPEGQLLILEFFRPTNFITRLFHKTYGNFVLPLAGGLISGRKEAYRYLHRSIADFYSLEECKELFRQSGFETTEAKNFSLGVCSLIAGKKPPLGV
- a CDS encoding tRNA (cytidine(34)-2'-O)-methyltransferase encodes the protein MIHVVLVEPQIPPNTGNIARLCAGLSLPLHLVRPLGFKLTDRYLKRAGLDYWPHVDLHVHESWKAFREEFSRGNFYYLTTKSKRPYTSVEFKKGDFLVFGSETKGLPASLLKENTDRLLTIPIDDNIRSFNLSSAVAMVVGEAVRQIRQGPS